GTCAAAATTGACATACAACAAGCAACTTTGAATCAgataaaaacaaattaataatCTGCTAGCCGCCGCAGGTTGCGAAATTCCCATACATTTCTGGCACTACCAGCTCTGATAAATGCTTTTCGGCCCACTAGAGACCCATTTGTCTGACTTCCTCCCCTCTTTACATATCTTTGCAAATTTTGTCCTTCCATTCTACTATTCCCCAATCGCCCGCACTAATCAGGTTTCTTCTCTTTAATTGTAAGAAATTTTGTCAATCGCATCACCTAAAGCCATCATTATCCAGTCCCCTCTTCACTGCTAAGTTGGCAATATGCTTTCGTAACTCTTATACAAGCTCCAGCAATAGAATCGcatcaaatatttttgtttatcatCAACGAAAGGATGGCCATGAACATCGTGAAACTTTGGCAACTACCCAAACTTCATCTacgattttaaatttgatgcaAGCTTGACATCGGTTGTCTTAACTGTCCGTAGCAGCCAATgccaaaaattcttctcattttGCTCCATCTGGACATTCTGGGCGTttgttcttctctctttcctttgaaatcaCTCTTGCCCATCGAATTCATCATCCATCTCAGATGAATCCTCGTCGCAACCTTCATTCGCACCAAGTTCTTCCCCCTCTGATTCTTCTTGCTCTGTCTCATCCTCCACATCGTCGAGCATAATATCTTCCGGGGGTATCATACCTAGCCCTTTACCCCGGTAAATTAACCCAGTTCTCATCACATGGTAAAACTTCTCTCTTAGGCGGACAAGCGGATGTGGATCCACCAATTTACCTCTCCGGTACCCTTCCCTAATAGCAACAGTAGTCGTCTTACACTTCAAAGAGAGGTAGAAAATCCCAGGATACCTAGTAAATATTCGCGTAAACTTATGAGGAAGATTTAGTTCTTCTCTCAAGCTCCTTAAGTAGTTCCTCTTAGTCTTCTTATGGATGGTCAAGCTCAAGATCTCATGCAAAACCCCAACAACTCGTTTCTCCATGAGATCACTGCTCGGATCGATATGCCTAGAATCTTCATATGGAGAAATATATGGCAATTTCTGGAACTCATCCATCCACGCCTTCACCTTCTTCTGTGCACCATATCCCCTGGGAAAATTCATGGGGAATGCCAGGGCTGTTTGGCCCCTCTTAAACTGCCTATATTCACCCCCTGCCCCATTACTTTCGTTTCTCTTCTCCAATGCCGAGGCTGCATAACTCTCAGGCCAATTCACGAGCTTCAAGTACGCGTCACCGCTCGAAGCCTTGACAAATTGGAAATGATCCGGATAATTCGGAATCAACAACTTCATGAAATTATCTGGCAAACCCAGATCCCATTTCAATGGAATCAAGCATCGCAATGGCAAGGTCTTTGTCTTCGTCATCATGAGCACTTTAGAGAGCCTCTCCACAGTGTCGTGTTCATATTTCTGGTGTATGCTTTTCTCTTGCGAGTCCAACAGCAGAGCAGCGTCTGTCAATTTAAAACAGGGCAAACCCGCGTATCGGGCATGTGGGAATTCATGAAAGAGTGTAGGATACCTAAAAgtgaagaaattttgaacaaaatcaaCATCACAATCCACAATCAGAACCCAAATTCCATATCACACCAGCACTTGTTACCCGGCAAAGTTCACACCTTCAACCTTTTCCCCCTAACGAGACAACCCCAATCGACTAAATAGCTCTAAAACTCCCTCAAAATTTCAGCTACAACGATTGCAAGAACGAATCCCAAAACGTAAAAGAGACGAGGCGGAGACTGAAGTTTACCTGCGCAAGAATCTGAGGACGGGGACGGTGAGGCCGAGCGCCTTCTGCCACTCGGCGACCGACTTGGCGGTCAGGAACCCGGCGGAGGACCGCTTGATGGCGTCCTTGAGGAGGCAGGCGGCCTTGAGGTCGGTCTCGGTGTCGATCACGTGGTCGAGGCTCCGGTTCTTGACCCACTTGAGGCGGACCTTGGTTATGGACCGGCACtggtggtgctggtggtggAGGAGCGATCGGCGCAGCGCGGAGAAGAGGCCGCCGGCCTCGGCCCTGAAGCTCATCCCCCGCAAAATCGCTTCTCGGAGATGCAGACGGTCGGGCGTTCGCTTGAGCTGGGGACTGAAGAATCAACGCTAGTTCGCACAAACGGAGAGCCGGAGAGAAGAGAACCGGCGGAAGCGCATTGTCGGAGTTCAGGCCCGCCGCCGGTGTCCGGCGGAGGTTGTTCCGATTAGGGTTTTCAGGGTTTAGCGCGTCGCGCCGCACCGCCTTGTTTGGGGAGCGGATTCAAGGCGGTGAAATGGAGGAGACGGGGGACGACGGAACGGGGGGTTTCAGGGGTGAGCATGTATAACGGTCCGACCAATTTTTGGTGGTTTTAAGGTGCCTCAGTTTTCATAAAATTGGAACCAATGATTTTTAGTCAGGTTTGAACCGAACTGATTAGATTAGACTgacttatatttcttttctttttttaaaaaaaattaaatctaaatctaaatcCTAATTTTCTCTCGGCTTACTTACTTGAGcaaatctttgtttctttcataaTGCTATTATGATTCATCCAACTTCTTCCTTTTACctcttgctttttattttattttactttttttcttttcctgtaaAGATTCATCAATTTTACCTCACTTGC
The sequence above is drawn from the Eucalyptus grandis isolate ANBG69807.140 chromosome 11, ASM1654582v1, whole genome shotgun sequence genome and encodes:
- the LOC104425515 gene encoding protein WHAT'S THIS FACTOR 9, mitochondrial → MSFRAEAGGLFSALRRSLLHHQHHQCRSITKVRLKWVKNRSLDHVIDTETDLKAACLLKDAIKRSSAGFLTAKSVAEWQKALGLTVPVLRFLRRYPTLFHEFPHARYAGLPCFKLTDAALLLDSQEKSIHQKYEHDTVERLSKVLMMTKTKTLPLRCLIPLKWDLGLPDNFMKLLIPNYPDHFQFVKASSGDAYLKLVNWPESYAASALEKRNESNGAGGEYRQFKRGQTALAFPMNFPRGYGAQKKVKAWMDEFQKLPYISPYEDSRHIDPSSDLMEKRVVGVLHEILSLTIHKKTKRNYLRSLREELNLPHKFTRIFTRYPGIFYLSLKCKTTTVAIREGYRRGKLVDPHPLVRLREKFYHVMRTGLIYRGKGLGMIPPEDIMLDDVEDETEQEESEGEELGANEGCDEDSSEMDDEFDGQE